The Bacteroidota bacterium genome contains a region encoding:
- a CDS encoding DUF3575 domain-containing protein, which produces MKKIIIVSILLLNIFVAKIYAQENIIKLHISELFLTNISLNYEREITDRTSFAINAGFFIPRKIPNMFISNPVVDDLEIKNILTGFSILPEFRFYLEKKDDLSGFYIAPFLRYRNYSIKFNNTYDNIETRVQGTYSTIGGGVQFGIQGTIKEVISIDWYILGIGVNYNSFSLMYNSDESGIDYLQLKKDIDIEIADMPIFNKRVKTEAAYDYIKGVATFILPSFRTGISIGYIF; this is translated from the coding sequence ATGAAGAAAATAATTATAGTCTCAATTCTCCTTCTCAATATTTTTGTAGCAAAAATTTATGCCCAAGAAAATATTATTAAGCTACATATTAGTGAACTATTTTTAACAAACATTAGTTTAAATTACGAAAGAGAAATAACAGATAGGACATCATTTGCCATAAATGCAGGATTTTTTATTCCCCGAAAAATCCCAAATATGTTTATAAGCAATCCTGTTGTTGATGATTTGGAAATTAAAAATATATTGACAGGATTCTCAATTTTACCAGAGTTCAGATTTTATCTTGAAAAAAAAGACGACCTATCAGGCTTTTATATTGCACCATTCCTTAGATACAGAAATTATTCTATTAAATTTAACAACACTTATGACAATATAGAAACAAGAGTACAAGGCACATATTCCACTATTGGAGGTGGAGTTCAATTTGGAATACAAGGAACAATTAAAGAAGTTATTTCAATAGATTGGTATATACTTGGAATAGGTGTAAATTACAACTCCTTTAGTTTAATGTATAATTCTGACGAAAGCGGAATAGATTATTTACAACTAAAAAAAGACATTGATATTGAAATTGCCGATATGCCCATTTTTAACAAAAGAGTGAAAACAGAAGCCGCCTACGATTACATTAAAGGAGTAGCTACATTTATTTTACCGTCTTTTCGTACAGGAATTTCTATTGGATATATTTTTTA